GAGGGCACGGTCATCCCCGTCGTGTGGAAGCGCCGCTGGGACAAGGGCCGCGTCTTCTACTGCTCCATCGGCCATGAGCTTGCCGACCTGCAGGTGCCGCAGGTGACCGAGATCATCCGCCGGGGAGCGCTTTGGGCGGCGCGCGGCGGGGCCTGAGCTTTCCGCCTACACCGTTACGAGATGGCTGACGATTGACTTTCCCGGCTCGACGATGTGAAGCGCGTATTGCGCCGGATCACCGGAAAAGCGGTAGGGCTGGTTTTCGCGCAGGTCGAGCGCCAGTTGGTGCGACGCGGATGGCGCAATGAACACCGGCACGCCTGCAAGGCTGCCGGTGATCGCCCGGTGCATGTGACCGCAGAGAATCGCCTTGATGCCGCCATGCCCGGCAACGAGTTCCGCGAAACGCGCACATCCTTCGCCAAGCGCGATCGCATCCATATTGCGCTGGCCCGTGTCGATCGGCGGGTGATGCATGAAGATCAGAACCTCCTCACCGCTGTTCCGGCTCAGCGCGCCTTCCAACCATGCGAGCCGCGCGGTGCAAAGCGCGCCCTGCGGCGCGCCGTCCACCAGCGTATCAAGGCCCAGTATGGTGACGGGATGAGCGGCATCCTCGATGCAGAGATGCCCGGAGCCTGTCTCCCCCACC
This window of the Martelella lutilitoris genome carries:
- a CDS encoding phosphodiesterase, which gives rise to MLIAQITDTHLVLGGRKLAGRFDTEAAFDRLMQSLADQPVKPDLILFSGDLCEDAGEAECLHIGRALRSLGIPALAVPGNHDARAPMLKGLEGMVGETGSGHLCIEDAAHPVTILGLDTLVDGAPQGALCTARLAWLEGALSRNSGEEVLIFMHHPPIDTGQRNMDAIALGEGCARFAELVAGHGGIKAILCGHMHRAITGSLAGVPVFIAPSASHQLALDLRENQPYRFSGDPAQYALHIVEPGKSIVSHLVTV